Proteins encoded by one window of Monoglobus pectinilyticus:
- a CDS encoding LCP family protein: MRRKSPFRRMMAVVLVIVFAFVGFNFGKMFFGDNAESRLTEVTNIIVAGVDVDGYRTDLILFVQVNNIDKKVSVLQIPRDTKVNNKRNDKKINSAYFSGIETLKKEVESVTGLHADFFATITFDAFKEIVDALGGVTVEVPIDMNYHDPIQGLSIELKAGKQKLDGEHAMMFMRFRKNDDGTGYPMGDLDRNKAQKEFYSAVMKKALSPIGILKAPFLYSAVMKNTTTDLNNAEVRELMFDMFTIGKNNVNIYQLPGDSKYISNISYFVVSEREAKAMISENFR; the protein is encoded by the coding sequence ATGAGAAGAAAATCACCGTTTCGCCGCATGATGGCTGTTGTGTTGGTGATTGTATTTGCGTTTGTGGGTTTTAATTTCGGTAAAATGTTCTTTGGCGATAACGCTGAGTCAAGACTTACAGAGGTTACAAACATTATTGTGGCGGGCGTCGATGTGGACGGTTACAGAACGGACCTCATTTTATTTGTTCAAGTGAATAATATTGATAAAAAAGTGAGTGTTCTGCAAATACCGCGTGATACTAAAGTTAATAATAAGAGAAATGATAAAAAGATAAATTCCGCTTACTTTTCGGGGATAGAGACTTTGAAAAAAGAAGTTGAAAGCGTTACCGGACTGCATGCGGACTTCTTTGCAACCATTACTTTTGACGCCTTTAAAGAGATTGTTGACGCTTTGGGCGGCGTTACTGTAGAAGTTCCTATAGACATGAATTATCATGACCCGATTCAGGGGCTTAGCATCGAGCTTAAAGCAGGAAAACAAAAGCTAGACGGCGAGCATGCTATGATGTTTATGAGATTCAGAAAGAATGACGACGGAACAGGATATCCTATGGGAGATCTTGATAGAAATAAAGCGCAGAAAGAGTTTTATTCTGCGGTCATGAAAAAAGCTTTGAGCCCGATTGGAATATTAAAAGCACCGTTTTTATACAGTGCTGTTATGAAAAACACCACTACAGACTTAAACAATGCCGAGGTTAGGGAACTTATGTTTGATATGTTTACTATTGGAAAGAATAATGTTAATATATATCAGCTTCCCGGAGATTCTAAATATATCAGTAACATCTCATATTTTGTTGTGAGCGAAAGAGAAGCTAAAGCAATGATAAGTGAAAATTTTAGATAA
- a CDS encoding zinc ribbon domain-containing protein has translation MKCEKCGADIPAGAKTCPKCNAAAPQNTVPQNKNVNTTDKNKSASAGKKNTNSNSNQKLTSSGKINTSEQAPSGTEDNEFDRQYSLMFESNQSNVGDADYEIDESLKKKREARYDDSFANMTDDEKIKALEAARLARKERREKKQAKRSGGIFSSFSGQDKENKTVKETVETGERSDSSAPFGQRSHKAAGAAERKIERVQSSSDISTVSGSADKSDAAEKRPKRSGKRSKNFKVSPKTGLIAGVIVAVLVIAVVIASVNMASKVTAGIPATPTVYAKDNSLYSYYGGKSVEVSQNFIASEYTEQTEPTTTPNRNRYDDEEETPTPAPQFEPIKEKELINYTADGTLSYFLDNADLNNNTGSLQYTQNGKKNSTVKIADNVYYDIEIAEDGSGVLYLTDTDEFGAGGTLNFWSNISKKAVKLSDNVNIGNFRFGQNGNSALYITEYNGEYFVGDLYLAEITKGEVAEAKKIESDVYKIFGTNPTGKSVVYAKNYNTENECFEIYLKNDNLGEPVMVTDGSRIEPVFLKNSEGMYIGGTYEEYYQSLYYASLENGEKEKIAGGLTEIIKMSKDEQAVVFRKANAEGTAFDYFYANQAGTEGQLIAENVTVLDDEDHKKVSQFEINDDFTKAGFIQGYDLANESGALFVVSITNGVVGSDKKISDTAYSCNITPDGQTIRYADNYDIKWNLVTLNAYTGEQSKVLAQEVGAGAFSFDKTGSYIVYAKNYSLETRTGDVYCVDNKGKTVDVVKGVSSYGLKNNGEIVYYNKQDNGSNFELFFTREDGKKSKSIDKDVTKVVLY, from the coding sequence ATGAAGTGTGAAAAGTGTGGCGCTGACATTCCGGCGGGAGCGAAAACCTGTCCCAAGTGCAATGCCGCTGCCCCCCAAAACACCGTTCCGCAGAATAAAAATGTTAACACAACTGATAAAAATAAGAGTGCGTCTGCCGGAAAGAAAAATACAAATTCCAATTCCAATCAGAAGTTAACTTCGTCAGGCAAGATTAATACTTCAGAACAAGCTCCTTCCGGTACAGAGGATAATGAGTTTGACAGACAGTATTCTCTGATGTTTGAAAGTAATCAGTCAAATGTTGGAGACGCTGATTATGAAATTGATGAATCTTTGAAAAAGAAAAGGGAAGCAAGATATGACGACAGTTTTGCTAATATGACAGACGACGAGAAAATCAAGGCGTTAGAAGCGGCAAGATTGGCAAGAAAAGAAAGACGCGAAAAAAAGCAGGCAAAAAGAAGCGGCGGTATTTTTTCCTCATTCTCCGGTCAGGATAAAGAAAATAAGACTGTTAAAGAAACAGTTGAAACCGGTGAGCGTTCTGATTCTTCTGCTCCATTCGGTCAAAGAAGCCATAAAGCTGCCGGTGCCGCAGAGAGAAAGATTGAAAGAGTACAGAGTTCTTCTGATATTTCAACTGTAAGCGGATCTGCCGATAAGTCTGATGCAGCAGAAAAGCGCCCGAAAAGGAGCGGCAAGCGTTCAAAAAACTTTAAGGTATCGCCTAAAACCGGTTTGATAGCCGGCGTTATTGTTGCGGTTCTTGTTATAGCGGTTGTTATAGCTTCTGTAAATATGGCGTCTAAAGTTACTGCGGGTATTCCGGCAACGCCAACGGTGTATGCTAAGGATAACTCTCTTTATTCCTATTATGGCGGCAAATCAGTAGAGGTCAGTCAGAATTTCATCGCCAGCGAATATACGGAACAGACTGAACCGACAACAACTCCAAATAGAAACAGATACGATGACGAGGAAGAAACTCCCACGCCGGCACCACAGTTTGAACCCATAAAAGAAAAAGAGCTTATAAATTATACTGCTGACGGAACTTTGTCTTATTTCCTGGATAATGCTGATTTAAACAATAATACAGGTTCATTGCAGTATACTCAGAACGGCAAAAAAAATTCTACAGTTAAGATTGCGGATAACGTATATTATGATATTGAGATTGCTGAAGACGGAAGCGGAGTTTTATATTTGACGGATACTGATGAATTTGGTGCCGGAGGAACTCTTAATTTTTGGTCTAATATCTCTAAAAAGGCTGTAAAGCTTTCTGATAATGTGAATATTGGAAATTTCCGATTCGGACAGAACGGAAACAGTGCCTTATATATAACAGAATATAACGGCGAGTATTTTGTAGGCGATTTATACCTTGCAGAAATAACAAAAGGCGAGGTTGCTGAGGCTAAAAAAATAGAGTCTGATGTATACAAGATATTTGGAACAAATCCAACAGGAAAGTCAGTGGTATATGCTAAAAACTATAACACTGAAAACGAGTGCTTTGAAATATATCTTAAAAATGATAACTTAGGTGAACCTGTTATGGTCACAGACGGTTCCAGAATAGAACCTGTTTTCCTGAAAAATTCAGAGGGCATGTATATAGGCGGAACGTATGAGGAGTATTATCAGAGCCTGTATTATGCAAGTCTTGAAAATGGCGAGAAAGAAAAAATTGCCGGCGGACTTACAGAGATAATAAAGATGAGCAAGGATGAACAGGCTGTAGTTTTCAGAAAGGCAAACGCTGAGGGAACGGCTTTTGATTATTTTTATGCAAACCAAGCCGGGACAGAAGGTCAGCTGATAGCTGAAAATGTGACTGTGCTTGATGATGAGGACCATAAAAAGGTATCACAGTTTGAAATAAATGACGACTTTACTAAGGCCGGGTTTATTCAGGGATATGATCTTGCTAATGAGAGCGGAGCATTGTTTGTTGTTTCAATAACTAACGGAGTGGTTGGTTCAGATAAAAAAATCAGCGACACTGCTTATTCATGCAATATAACACCTGACGGACAGACAATCAGATATGCTGATAATTATGATATAAAATGGAATTTGGTAACACTGAACGCATATACAGGCGAACAATCGAAGGTTTTGGCGCAGGAGGTTGGCGCAGGAGCATTTTCTTTTGATAAAACAGGTTCATATATTGTATATGCTAAAAATTATAGTTTAGAAACCAGAACAGGAGACGTTTATTGTGTTGACAATAAAGGAAAAACTGTTGATGTTGTTAAAGGCGTAAGTTCATATGGCCTCAAAAATAATGGTGAGATAGTGTATTATAATAAACAAGACAACGGTTCAAACTTTGAGTTGTTCTTTACCAGAGAAGACGGTAAAAAGTCAAAGTCTATTGACAAGGATGTTACCAAGGTGGTATTATATTAA
- the yqeK gene encoding bis(5'-nucleosyl)-tetraphosphatase (symmetrical) YqeK, whose product MLEIDGIKSELKKILSERRYVHSLGVAEEAEKLARRYGADQSKAYLAGLVHDCAKEFPPEEMEGILKTEYGVPVDSMSRLMPKILHGPLGACEAQRKFEIYDPEILDAIKYHTTGKGNMSTLAKIIYIADYIEPNRDFEGVEKLRRLAYENIDEAIIAGIDETILDLIKRGLIIHPDTVHARNDLIIKRSQR is encoded by the coding sequence TTGTTAGAAATCGACGGGATAAAAAGTGAATTAAAAAAAATCCTCAGTGAGAGACGTTATGTCCATTCTTTGGGTGTGGCGGAAGAAGCTGAAAAATTGGCTCGGAGATATGGCGCAGACCAATCAAAGGCGTATTTGGCAGGACTGGTTCATGATTGTGCCAAAGAGTTTCCGCCGGAAGAGATGGAGGGAATTCTTAAAACTGAATACGGTGTGCCGGTTGATTCTATGTCGCGTCTTATGCCCAAAATTCTGCATGGACCATTGGGAGCATGCGAGGCGCAGAGGAAGTTTGAAATTTATGATCCGGAAATTTTAGACGCTATTAAGTATCATACAACTGGCAAGGGAAATATGAGCACCCTTGCCAAGATAATTTATATAGCTGATTACATAGAGCCAAACAGAGACTTTGAAGGTGTCGAAAAACTGCGGCGCTTAGCTTATGAAAATATAGACGAGGCCATAATAGCCGGTATAGATGAAACTATTTTAGATTTAATCAAAAGAGGTCTTATAATTCATCCTGACACTGTTCATGCAAGAAACGATTTAATAATCAAGCGCAGCCAGAGATAA
- the nadD gene encoding nicotinate-nucleotide adenylyltransferase, producing the protein MKKIGIMGGTFNPPHLGHFVIAEQAAEQLDLCRVLFIPTGRIVYKNTDKSAGGWDRYNMLDKVVSKNPMFDLSDIEITQDETTYTANTLAKLRKIYPNNEYEIYFIIGADSLDYIEKWYKPEKIFEQCTVAVAGRTGFTDENMNEKINILRNMYSADIIRIDVPFIDVSSSMLRERVKEGKSIRYFTDDSIIEYILNKGLYQACKN; encoded by the coding sequence ATGAAAAAAATCGGAATAATGGGCGGAACATTCAATCCGCCCCATTTGGGTCATTTTGTTATTGCAGAACAGGCGGCCGAACAGCTGGATTTATGCAGAGTATTGTTTATACCTACCGGCAGAATAGTTTATAAAAATACTGATAAATCGGCCGGAGGCTGGGACAGATATAATATGCTGGATAAGGTTGTTTCAAAAAATCCGATGTTTGATTTGTCTGATATAGAGATAACGCAGGACGAGACGACATATACGGCTAATACTCTCGCAAAACTTCGAAAAATTTATCCGAATAATGAGTATGAGATATATTTTATTATAGGTGCTGATTCTCTTGATTATATCGAAAAGTGGTATAAGCCTGAGAAGATTTTTGAACAGTGTACGGTAGCTGTTGCCGGCCGGACAGGATTTACTGACGAAAACATGAATGAAAAGATTAATATTTTGAGAAACATGTATTCAGCTGATATTATAAGAATAGATGTGCCGTTTATAGACGTATCTTCAAGTATGCTCCGGGAAAGAGTGAAAGAAGGGAAATCTATCAGATATTTTACGGATGACAGTATTATAGAATATATTTTAAATAAAGGGCTTTATCAAGCGTGTAAGAATTAA
- the rsfS gene encoding ribosome silencing factor: protein MASTNETVNKIVKILDGKKGRDIEVLNISELTTMTDYFIIVTGGSDTQVKALCDNVEEELEKEGLTPVNKEGYKTAQWILLAYDEVVVHIFLGETREFYGLERVWKDGIRVDVSDLLV from the coding sequence ATGGCAAGTACTAATGAGACAGTGAATAAAATTGTAAAAATACTTGACGGTAAAAAAGGAAGAGATATTGAAGTATTAAATATATCTGAACTTACAACAATGACAGATTATTTTATAATTGTTACCGGAGGTTCTGATACCCAGGTAAAGGCTTTGTGCGACAATGTTGAAGAGGAGCTTGAAAAGGAAGGTCTTACACCTGTTAATAAAGAAGGATATAAGACGGCGCAGTGGATTCTTTTGGCGTATGATGAAGTTGTAGTTCATATTTTTCTTGGGGAGACAAGAGAATTTTACGGATTGGAACGTGTTTGGAAAGATGGAATAAGGGTCGACGTTTCAGATCTGCTGGTGTAA